In Myxococcota bacterium, a single genomic region encodes these proteins:
- a CDS encoding PEP-CTERM sorting domain-containing protein (PEP-CTERM proteins occur, often in large numbers, in the proteomes of bacteria that also encode an exosortase, a predicted intramembrane cysteine proteinase. The presence of a PEP-CTERM domain at a protein's C-terminus predicts cleavage within the sorting domain, followed by covalent anchoring to some some component of the (usually Gram-negative) cell surface. Many PEP-CTERM proteins exhibit an unusual sequence composition that includes large numbers of potential glycosylation sites. Expression of one such protein has been shown restore the ability of a bacterium to form floc, a type of biofilm.), with product MPGPVWVWAISWSADFPAFLDFESDGFSVFWTDVDGGQIDFLGSIESLTPVPEPHSGVLLLLGLAAMNRARPSRAARSDPG from the coding sequence TTGCCGGGACCGGTGTGGGTATGGGCGATCTCGTGGAGCGCGGACTTCCCCGCGTTCCTCGACTTCGAGAGCGATGGGTTCAGCGTGTTCTGGACCGACGTCGACGGGGGTCAGATCGACTTTCTTGGGAGCATCGAGAGCCTGACACCCGTCCCCGAACCCCACTCGGGCGTGCTCTTGTTGCTCGGGCTCGCAGCGATGAACCGGGCACGACCTTCGCGGGCCGCTCGCTCGGACCCGGGATGA
- a CDS encoding amidohydrolase family protein, with product MPYVETGRVVHDADAHILETPDWFEGFAEARVVGRLREMLAPYCGSEVDRCRSLHADAAYRARDPEELMLRKNWQATGSFLAEDRPQALDLLGFASQLIFPTVSVGHLAALEHRDDMGLLYGTAEASNRAMSAFCAGDSRLLAVGYVPLADLERVPSAAEQAIEAGCRALLVPSRCPRHHATSHAALDPLWARAQEAGLPILFHVGNPDELLSDAHKNNGAPPVPDFHGGSENFTSVSYMAIPAQPSLALSMLILDGVLERFPKLRVGVIELGASWLPGFMRQLDSAVDAFSRMEDRLRALSLKPSEYVQRQVRVTPFPAEDAGWIIEQAGPEVCLFSSDYPHVEGGRHPLGRFERSTGHLPADVQERFYRHNFEDLMGPALEGVL from the coding sequence ATGCCCTACGTCGAGACGGGGCGCGTCGTGCACGACGCGGATGCCCACATCCTCGAAACGCCCGATTGGTTCGAGGGCTTCGCGGAAGCGCGGGTGGTGGGCCGCTTGCGAGAGATGCTCGCGCCCTACTGCGGGAGCGAAGTGGATCGCTGCCGGTCGCTGCACGCCGATGCCGCGTACCGCGCGCGCGACCCGGAAGAACTGATGCTCCGCAAGAACTGGCAGGCCACCGGGTCGTTCCTGGCCGAAGACCGGCCGCAGGCGCTGGACCTGCTCGGGTTCGCCAGCCAGCTCATCTTCCCCACCGTGAGCGTGGGCCACCTCGCGGCTCTCGAACATCGCGACGACATGGGCCTGCTCTACGGGACCGCCGAAGCGAGCAATCGGGCGATGAGCGCGTTCTGCGCGGGCGATTCGCGTCTGCTCGCCGTGGGCTACGTGCCCCTCGCCGACCTCGAACGCGTGCCGAGCGCAGCGGAGCAGGCCATCGAGGCCGGCTGTCGCGCACTCCTCGTTCCCTCGCGCTGTCCGCGCCACCACGCCACCAGCCACGCGGCGCTCGATCCGCTGTGGGCGCGCGCCCAGGAGGCGGGGCTGCCGATCCTGTTCCACGTCGGCAACCCGGACGAGTTGTTGAGCGACGCGCACAAGAACAACGGCGCGCCGCCGGTTCCGGACTTCCACGGCGGCAGTGAGAACTTCACCTCGGTGTCGTACATGGCGATCCCGGCCCAGCCGAGCCTCGCCCTCTCGATGCTGATCCTCGACGGCGTCCTCGAGCGCTTCCCCAAGCTGCGGGTGGGTGTGATCGAACTCGGAGCGAGCTGGCTGCCCGGGTTCATGCGGCAGCTCGATTCCGCGGTCGACGCGTTCTCCCGCATGGAGGACCGGCTGAGAGCGCTGTCGCTGAAACCCTCCGAGTACGTCCAGCGGCAGGTGCGGGTGACGCCGTTTCCGGCCGAGGACGCGGGTTGGATCATCGAGCAGGCGGGACCCGAGGTCTGCCTCTTCTCGTCCGACTACCCCCACGTCGAAGGCGGTCGTCATCCGCTCGGGCGCTTCGAGCGCAGCACCGGGCACCTACCGGCGGATGTGCAAGAACGCTTCTACCGCCACAACTTCGAGGACCTGATGGGACCGGCGCTCGAGGGCGTGCTGTAG
- a CDS encoding sodium:solute symporter family protein has protein sequence MTELQLWSWGFLVVYVAAMVGFGIAGMRRVRGGDDFATARSAYGPLFLALAFAATTASGATFLGLPGFAYTNGVSAFQHTFFYPAGVYLGVLICLRAVSRAGASFGNRTIPEFLGDRYQSELLRVCFALFSLMLLFYLAGQLVAGLVMFEQLLGLSPGWALGITAAVLGAYVVIGGAHADILTDGTQGGLMVMLSLAVVAMFVVGFGVGEGAGAVFDRLEELDAGNLAFIHPTAPIFDSWWDVVAVFLCHVPLGLLPHIGNKLWALRAGTDRRVFIVACFALGFALPLMTFGGLLARAVLGDALLVSGGGNAAVPALFIELLPVWLAALLGVGILSAVMSTADGLVVSTSQVFANDLYRCSIAPRWHADKSEAEIDVIVLRISRIATALTLAAASAMAWALLDMNVALLVWIGVGGMMAALAGPLVLGVLWQGVTRAGALAGFAAGAGTFIVAKAALIPAAWFAGTPLAEAAVWFEAQAVSPYACATLGEFASVAATVLVSRFTEPPSRAHLERIFGPR, from the coding sequence ATGACCGAACTCCAGCTCTGGTCCTGGGGGTTCCTCGTCGTTTACGTGGCGGCGATGGTCGGCTTCGGCATCGCCGGCATGCGCCGCGTGCGCGGGGGTGACGACTTCGCGACGGCCCGTAGTGCCTACGGTCCGCTCTTCCTCGCGCTCGCCTTTGCCGCGACGACCGCCAGCGGCGCCACCTTCCTCGGTCTTCCCGGCTTCGCCTACACCAACGGCGTATCGGCCTTCCAGCACACCTTCTTCTACCCGGCGGGGGTGTACCTGGGCGTGCTCATCTGTCTGCGCGCGGTGTCGCGCGCCGGCGCGTCCTTCGGCAACCGCACGATTCCCGAGTTTCTTGGCGACCGCTACCAGTCGGAGCTGTTGCGCGTCTGCTTCGCGCTCTTCTCGCTGATGCTGCTCTTCTATCTGGCGGGGCAGCTGGTGGCGGGCCTGGTGATGTTCGAGCAGCTGCTCGGGCTCTCCCCGGGCTGGGCGCTCGGAATCACGGCGGCGGTGCTCGGCGCCTACGTCGTGATCGGCGGGGCCCACGCCGACATCCTCACCGATGGCACCCAGGGTGGCCTGATGGTGATGCTCTCGCTCGCGGTGGTCGCCATGTTCGTGGTGGGTTTCGGGGTGGGGGAGGGCGCCGGCGCCGTCTTCGACCGGCTCGAGGAACTCGACGCGGGCAACCTCGCGTTCATCCACCCGACCGCGCCGATCTTCGACTCGTGGTGGGACGTGGTTGCCGTCTTCCTGTGTCACGTGCCCCTCGGCTTGCTCCCCCACATCGGCAACAAGCTCTGGGCGCTGCGCGCCGGCACGGACCGTCGCGTCTTCATCGTGGCCTGCTTTGCGCTGGGCTTCGCCCTGCCGCTGATGACCTTCGGCGGCCTGCTCGCGCGGGCGGTGCTCGGGGACGCGCTCCTCGTCTCAGGAGGCGGGAACGCGGCCGTGCCCGCGCTCTTCATTGAACTCCTGCCCGTCTGGCTGGCGGCGTTGCTGGGGGTGGGAATCCTGTCGGCGGTGATGTCGACGGCCGATGGCCTGGTGGTGTCGACCTCCCAGGTGTTCGCGAACGATCTCTACCGCTGCTCGATTGCGCCGCGTTGGCATGCCGACAAGAGCGAGGCCGAGATCGATGTGATCGTGCTGCGCATCAGTCGGATTGCGACGGCCCTGACCCTGGCCGCCGCCTCCGCCATGGCGTGGGCGCTGCTCGACATGAACGTGGCGCTGCTCGTGTGGATCGGGGTCGGCGGGATGATGGCGGCGCTGGCCGGGCCCCTGGTGCTCGGCGTGCTGTGGCAGGGCGTGACCCGCGCGGGAGCCCTCGCGGGCTTCGCGGCGGGCGCGGGCACCTTCATCGTCGCAAAGGCTGCGCTGATCCCCGCGGCGTGGTTCGCCGGGACACCGCTCGCGGAGGCCGCGGTCTGGTTCGAGGCCCAGGCGGTGAGTCCCTACGCCTGCGCGACCCTCGGTGAGTTCGCCTCGGTCGCAGCGACCGTCCTGGTCTCGCGATTCACCGAGCCGCCGTCCCGGGCGCATCTCGAGCGGATCTTCGGCCCACGCTGA
- a CDS encoding DUF1611 domain-containing protein, giving the protein MNPSEAAPFALPIPADPRLSKAPMAYTARRVPRAVLRALDPNGRPRPGDLVLARVEGLGHHRKLHLANGRRRQLFIGDEIVVVYAHRYAPNQFEASVPRSLGPCHLVAGGGVAAQVVERHSRLWRGPTRLRPIGLVTEEPGGPPLNVASAALPPGPAPVPGRVPTLAVVGTSMDSGKTTTAAHLARGARRAGLRVGYAKVTGTGAAGDPFLLVDAGADPVLDFTDVGYASTYRLSPDAVQRVFTELVGALQQHAVDWILLEIADGLLQPETARLLQSASFRHLCDDVVLAAPDAMGAVCGVLQLRELGRRPLALTGSLDAAPLQVREATTATGVPVLGHLELGEPATIQKLRAACGAHQEGGAAG; this is encoded by the coding sequence ATGAACCCCAGCGAAGCCGCTCCGTTCGCTCTGCCCATCCCCGCCGATCCCCGCCTGTCCAAGGCGCCCATGGCGTACACGGCACGGCGCGTGCCCCGCGCGGTCCTCCGCGCCCTCGACCCGAACGGACGTCCGCGTCCCGGCGATCTCGTGCTCGCCCGGGTCGAGGGCCTGGGGCACCACCGCAAGCTCCATCTCGCCAACGGGCGCCGGCGTCAGCTCTTCATCGGCGACGAGATCGTCGTGGTCTACGCCCACCGCTACGCGCCCAATCAGTTCGAGGCGTCGGTGCCCCGCTCGCTGGGTCCCTGCCACCTCGTCGCCGGCGGTGGCGTGGCCGCCCAGGTCGTCGAGCGCCACAGCCGCCTGTGGCGTGGCCCGACGCGCTTGCGACCGATCGGGCTCGTGACCGAAGAGCCCGGGGGTCCGCCGCTCAACGTCGCGAGCGCCGCTTTGCCTCCGGGGCCGGCGCCCGTGCCGGGTCGCGTGCCCACCCTCGCCGTCGTGGGAACGTCGATGGATTCGGGCAAGACCACGACCGCGGCCCACCTCGCGCGAGGTGCGCGACGCGCGGGGCTGCGCGTGGGGTACGCGAAGGTCACGGGCACCGGCGCTGCGGGGGACCCCTTCCTGCTCGTCGATGCGGGCGCGGACCCGGTGCTGGACTTCACCGATGTCGGGTATGCCTCGACCTACCGCTTGTCGCCCGACGCGGTTCAGCGCGTGTTCACCGAGCTCGTCGGGGCGCTCCAACAGCACGCGGTCGATTGGATCCTGCTCGAGATCGCCGACGGTCTGCTCCAGCCCGAGACCGCCCGGTTGCTGCAGAGCGCGAGCTTCCGGCACCTCTGTGATGACGTCGTGCTCGCAGCCCCGGATGCGATGGGCGCCGTGTGTGGCGTCCTGCAGCTGCGCGAGCTGGGTCGGCGGCCGTTGGCCCTGACGGGCAGCCTCGACGCGGCGCCCTTGCAAGTGCGCGAGGCCACGACGGCAACCGGGGTGCCGGTGCTCGGACATCTGGAGCTCGGCGAGCCGGCGACGATCCAGAAACTCCGGGCGGCGTGCGGTGCCCACCAGGAGGGGGGGGCGGCGGGGTGA
- a CDS encoding alpha/beta hydrolase: MTDVFRYASREGVAADGLPYRLYVPSGVNRGPVLVAIHGISRNVDEHFDVFVPVAERLGCALVTPLFDEVRFEDYQRLGRRGRGARADLALRNLLEEIRGGLWHGTTVWLFGYSGGAQFAHRYAMAHPEDVRGAVLASAGWYTFPDRARAYPYGLRLGAELAAATLRPGAFLRVPMLALVGDRDTERDDALRSGPGIDRRQGWDRVERARRWVSAMRDAAIERALEPRVHFSTLPGVGHSFPEAVKAGLAERVFEFLSTDAPTTGAR, encoded by the coding sequence GTGACCGACGTCTTCCGATATGCGTCTCGCGAAGGCGTCGCGGCCGACGGACTTCCCTACCGCCTCTACGTTCCATCCGGGGTGAACCGCGGCCCGGTCCTGGTCGCGATTCACGGCATCTCGCGAAACGTCGACGAGCACTTCGACGTCTTCGTCCCGGTGGCCGAGCGGCTCGGCTGCGCCCTCGTGACGCCCCTCTTCGACGAGGTGCGCTTCGAAGACTACCAGCGACTCGGCCGTCGGGGGCGCGGCGCGCGCGCGGATCTCGCCCTCCGCAATCTGCTCGAGGAGATCCGCGGTGGGCTCTGGCACGGCACGACCGTCTGGCTCTTCGGCTACTCGGGCGGGGCTCAGTTCGCGCATCGGTACGCGATGGCTCACCCCGAGGACGTCCGGGGCGCGGTGCTGGCGTCGGCGGGTTGGTACACGTTCCCGGATCGCGCCCGCGCCTACCCCTACGGGCTGCGTCTCGGCGCGGAGCTCGCTGCCGCCACCCTGCGACCCGGGGCGTTCCTGCGCGTGCCGATGTTGGCGCTGGTGGGAGACCGGGACACCGAGCGCGACGATGCGTTGCGCAGCGGCCCGGGCATCGATCGACGCCAGGGCTGGGACCGCGTCGAACGCGCTCGCCGTTGGGTCAGCGCAATGCGCGACGCGGCGATCGAGCGTGCGCTCGAGCCGCGGGTGCATTTCTCGACCCTCCCCGGGGTGGGCCACTCCTTCCCCGAAGCGGTCAAGGCCGGGCTCGCGGAGCGGGTCTTCGAGTTTCTGTCGACGGACGCGCCGACCACGGGGGCGCGCTGA
- a CDS encoding porin has product MRASKAALLGAVVLASIASADERFLLASGEGGELSASTRQGLAWEWRDLRVRLGGRFHLDAAIFDDDRTRLKNDLDVRRGRLQLRVRYGDDWRLRVDREFADESGSDSRGWRNVWLRWTPLRKVQLQVGNFIAPLGLESLGSSNTISFLERALPSVLAPGFQTGAMLAARGRLGDTRRRHHWTFAVFGGIEPFGVEENDTKRSEHVSFASRLTYAPWAENRRVLHLGAAVEYRDNDHRSRYRVRTRPESFLAEPLLSTGRLREVDEVTTFGAEAGGIYGPFSLQGEYLQSWLSRPSRSRSRPDPTFHGWYVQGSWVVTGESKRYSRSRGVFGGVRPKARWGAVELAVRVSALDLNDETVRGGSATDITLGANWYLRENVRLMFNYVNVESKQRRTRRSDDPHLFLFRFAVFL; this is encoded by the coding sequence ATGCGCGCCTCGAAGGCAGCGCTGCTCGGGGCCGTCGTGCTCGCGAGCATTGCGAGCGCCGACGAGCGATTCCTGTTGGCATCCGGAGAGGGCGGCGAGCTGTCGGCTTCCACGCGACAGGGCCTCGCGTGGGAGTGGCGTGACCTGCGCGTGCGGTTGGGGGGACGCTTCCACCTGGACGCAGCGATCTTCGACGACGATCGCACCCGGCTGAAGAACGACCTCGACGTGCGCCGCGGCCGACTGCAGCTGCGCGTGCGGTACGGCGATGACTGGCGCCTGCGGGTGGATCGCGAGTTCGCCGACGAGAGTGGCAGCGACAGTCGCGGGTGGCGGAACGTCTGGCTGCGCTGGACACCGCTCCGGAAGGTGCAGCTCCAGGTCGGCAACTTCATTGCGCCCCTGGGGCTCGAGAGCCTGGGCTCTTCGAATACGATTTCCTTCCTCGAGCGGGCGCTCCCGAGCGTGCTGGCTCCCGGTTTTCAGACCGGAGCGATGCTGGCGGCGCGTGGGCGGTTGGGCGACACGCGCCGGCGTCATCACTGGACCTTCGCAGTCTTCGGTGGCATCGAGCCCTTCGGTGTCGAGGAGAACGACACGAAGCGCAGCGAGCACGTGTCCTTCGCGTCGCGCTTGACCTACGCACCCTGGGCGGAGAATCGCCGGGTGCTGCACCTCGGCGCGGCGGTCGAGTATCGGGACAACGACCACCGCAGTCGCTATCGGGTGCGCACGCGCCCCGAATCGTTCCTGGCGGAGCCCCTGCTCAGCACGGGCCGACTCCGGGAAGTCGACGAAGTCACCACCTTCGGGGCCGAGGCGGGGGGCATCTACGGCCCGTTCTCGCTGCAGGGGGAATACCTCCAGAGCTGGCTGTCGCGGCCTTCGCGGTCGCGCTCCCGCCCGGACCCCACCTTTCACGGCTGGTACGTCCAGGGCAGCTGGGTCGTGACCGGAGAGAGCAAGCGCTACAGCCGCTCCCGCGGCGTCTTCGGTGGGGTGCGGCCAAAGGCGCGCTGGGGCGCCGTCGAGCTGGCCGTGCGCGTGAGCGCTCTGGATCTGAACGACGAGACCGTGCGCGGTGGCAGCGCGACCGATATCACCCTCGGCGCGAACTGGTACCTGCGCGAGAACGTGCGCCTGATGTTCAACTACGTGAACGTCGAATCGAAGCAGCGTCGGACCCGACGGAGCGACGATCCCCACCTGTTCCTGTTCCGCTTCGCGGTGTTCCTCTAG
- a CDS encoding ABC transporter ATP-binding protein, translating to MPRIYAAGRRAQLWRLIANGMGQALLGVAIAGLLRVAVGSVETPRPPVFALAGLVLASAALWGLRVVEAGDAERLGQDYVTRVRLRLFDRLTARPVQAAGRYGLSMTRMIGDLNSLRNWVSLGIARAAVAGLTLVGLVGALLVIDPHLGGALASLVPLTGMAAAWVSRPLRQRVRETRRRRGRLASNLGEKLLAAATLRGLGRTRRELRRVRRQSERLRDAAVARARTAHALRALPAALLPMAIAVALAVAAVDGASAPDLVVAVWLGGMVAAALGELTRAWDYRLAFEEGRERIGDALLAPHLRESRDAIALPGVGPLAVEVESWAPPAGGPALSFRARAGETVLVSGPSGSGKSRLLQVLAGQHPVEDGVLWLDEAPLRRLRFDSVRESVGLVSPDLPLLRGSVLENLDATTADRDDPWLVALVAACGLGRDVLGLLDGLDTVIEEQGRNVPQSTRARISLARAAWPRPRLLLVDDPAFSLDARARSALGLVTARLEATTIIVGDEAHPPIPPDRIWRLAPRTANSPGATLAEERRHLDEPARRHVV from the coding sequence TTGCCGCGCATCTATGCCGCGGGACGACGGGCTCAGCTCTGGCGTCTGATCGCGAACGGGATGGGCCAGGCGCTCCTGGGCGTGGCGATCGCGGGATTGCTTCGAGTGGCCGTCGGATCGGTCGAGACGCCGCGTCCCCCGGTGTTCGCGCTCGCCGGGCTCGTTCTCGCGAGCGCAGCGCTCTGGGGGCTTCGCGTCGTGGAAGCGGGGGACGCCGAGCGCCTGGGTCAGGACTACGTGACGCGCGTACGCCTGCGTCTCTTCGACCGCCTGACGGCCCGACCCGTCCAAGCCGCAGGGCGCTACGGGCTCTCGATGACGCGGATGATCGGCGACCTCAACTCGCTGCGGAACTGGGTGAGTCTCGGGATCGCACGCGCGGCCGTCGCCGGGCTCACGTTGGTGGGACTCGTCGGGGCTTTGCTCGTGATCGACCCGCATCTCGGGGGCGCACTCGCGAGCCTCGTGCCTCTGACCGGGATGGCCGCCGCGTGGGTAAGCCGGCCGCTGCGCCAACGGGTGCGCGAGACGCGACGGCGTCGCGGTCGCTTGGCGAGCAATCTCGGCGAGAAGCTCCTGGCGGCCGCGACCCTGCGCGGGCTCGGGCGCACCCGTCGCGAGCTTCGCCGCGTGCGCCGCCAGAGTGAGCGCCTGCGCGACGCGGCCGTCGCGCGGGCGCGTACTGCCCATGCGTTGCGCGCCCTTCCCGCCGCACTCTTGCCCATGGCGATCGCCGTCGCGCTTGCCGTCGCCGCCGTGGATGGAGCCTCTGCTCCGGACCTCGTCGTGGCGGTCTGGCTCGGCGGCATGGTCGCGGCGGCGCTCGGGGAGCTGACCCGCGCGTGGGATTACCGGCTCGCGTTCGAGGAAGGGCGCGAACGCATTGGGGATGCGCTCTTGGCCCCGCACTTGAGGGAGTCGCGGGATGCCATCGCCCTTCCCGGGGTCGGTCCGCTCGCAGTCGAGGTGGAGTCTTGGGCGCCACCGGCGGGCGGGCCGGCCCTCTCGTTCCGCGCGCGCGCGGGCGAAACCGTGCTGGTCAGCGGGCCGAGCGGCTCGGGGAAGTCGCGGCTGCTCCAGGTGCTGGCCGGACAGCATCCCGTCGAGGACGGCGTGCTCTGGCTCGATGAGGCGCCCCTCCGGCGCCTTCGCTTCGATTCGGTCCGTGAGAGTGTGGGGCTCGTCTCGCCCGATCTGCCGCTCTTGCGCGGGAGCGTGCTCGAGAACCTCGACGCCACGACCGCCGACCGCGACGACCCGTGGTTGGTCGCGTTGGTGGCCGCCTGCGGCCTCGGTCGGGACGTCCTGGGTCTACTCGACGGGCTCGACACGGTGATCGAGGAGCAGGGGCGCAACGTTCCCCAGAGTACGAGGGCGCGGATTTCCCTGGCGCGGGCGGCGTGGCCGCGTCCGCGTCTGCTGCTCGTGGACGACCCCGCCTTCTCTCTCGATGCGCGCGCGCGTTCGGCGCTCGGCCTCGTGACTGCGCGCCTCGAGGCCACGACGATCATCGTCGGCGACGAGGCGCATCCACCGATCCCGCCGGACCGGATCTGGCGCCTGGCGCCACGCACGGCCAACTCGCCAGGAGCGACCCTGGCCGAGGAGCGCCGGCATCTCGACGAGCCAGCGCGCCGTCACGTGGTCTAG